From the genome of Pogona vitticeps strain Pit_001003342236 chromosome 10, PviZW2.1, whole genome shotgun sequence, one region includes:
- the SPG7 gene encoding mitochondrial inner membrane m-AAA protease component paraplegin isoform X1, whose amino-acid sequence MAGAASRLLLLRRSGCRLLWMPRVLSAAGLRALRCLASATPGQGRPGGGGGGGGGLQSLLSQMLSPTPQGLLAGSARKRPFAPLQLWRLLNGICYFSTSGSHHSSEKSKGKPPEDDEEEKRRREKEDQMYGERIRILLIIAFIMVLLNQLSYSKNNISWNEFVNEMLAKGEVHQVQVVPEGDFVEIYLHPGAVVFGRPRFSPVYRLQVANIDKFEEKLRAAEEELNIDPKDRIPVSYKRISLFGNALFKLGLTALGLSFLWYMSRLSGMAARGGGFSAFNQLKMARFTIVDGKSGKGISFKDVAGMHEAKMEVKEFVDYLKSPERYLQLGAKVPKGALLLGPPGCGKTLLAKAVATEAQVPFLAMAGSEFVEVIGGLGAARVRSLFKEAQARAPCIVYIDEIDAVGKKRATNFAGFSNTEEEQTLNQLLAEMDGMGTSDHVIVLASTNRADILDNALMRPGRLDRHIFIDLPTLQERREIFEQHLKGLKLSQASSFYSQRLAELTPGFSGADIANICNEAALHAAREGRKSVHTFNFEYAVERVIAGTAKKSKTLSQEERRVVAFHESGHALVGWLLEHTEAVMKVSIAPRTNAALGFAQILPKEQYLFTKDQLFERMCMALGGRVSEAITFNKVTTGAQDDLRKVTKIAYSMVKQYGMIPSVGNLSFPDGDSAPEIGRRPFSHGLQQMMDHEAKMLVAQAYRRTEALLLEHRDKLKTLAHALLEKEVINYDDIEALIGPPPHGPKKMIIPLSWIEAERDRQNVEEEEPPQPPRGPEEEEEANLRPI is encoded by the exons ATGGCCGGGGCCGCCTCGCGGTTGTTGCTCCTCCGGAGAAGCGGCTGCCGCCTGCTGTGGATGCCACGGGTTCTCTCCGCGGCCGGGCTCCGGGCCTTGCGCTGCTTGGCCTCCGCCACTCCCGGCCAAGGCCGTCCCGGtggtgggggcggcggcggcggcggcctccaG AGCCTTCTTTCCCAAATGCTTTCTCCCACACCTCAAGGACTCCTCGCTGGGTCTGCAAGGAAGAGGCCATTTGCTCCCCTGCAACTCTGGAGACTTCTGA ATGGCATTTGCTATTTTTCTACCTCTGGCTCTCATCACAGTAGCGAAAAATCTAAAGGGAAACCCCCAGAAGACGATGAAG AGGAAAAGAGACGCCGGGAGAAGGAAGACCAGATGTATGGGGAGCGCATAAGGATCCTCCTCATCATTGCTTTCATCATGGTCCTGCTGAACCAATTGAGTTACAGCAAGAACAACATCTCCTGGAATGAGTTTGTGAACGAGATGCTGGCGAAAGGGGAAGTCCACCAAGTTCAGGTGGTGCCAGAGGGCGATTTTGTGGAAATCTACTTGCATCCAGGGGCAGTTGTCTTTGGACGGCCT AGGTTTTCCCCAGTGTACAGATTACAGGTGGCCAATATTGACAAATTTGAAGAGAAGTTGCGGGCGGCTGAGGAAGAGCTGAACATTGACCCCAAGGACCGGATCCCTGTCTCCTATAAGCGCATTAGCTTATTTGGAAA CGCGCTCTTCAAGTTGGGACTGACGGCCTTGGGCCTTAGCTTCCTGTGGTACATGTCTCGCCTGTCTGGGATGGCAGCCAGGGGAGGAGGCTTCAGCGCCTTT AACCAGCTGAAAATGGCTCGATTCACTATCGTGGACGGCAAGTCTGGGAAAGGGATCAGTTTTAAGGATGTAGCCGGAATGCACGAGGCCAAAATGGAAGTCAAAGAATTTGTGGATTATCTGAAG AGTCCAGAGCGATACTTGCAGCTTGGCGCCAAAGTGCCCAAAGGTGCCCTCTTGCTTGGACCGCCAGGCTGTGGCAAGACTCTGTTGGCAAAAGCGGTCGCGACGGAGGCACAGGTGCCCTTCCTGGCCATGGCTGGCTCGGAGTTCGTGGAGGTGATCGGAG GTCTTGGGGCTGCTCGTGTGCGGAGCCTCTTCAAAGAAGCCCAGGCCCGGGCTCCTTGCATCGTTTATATTGACGAAATAGATGCCGTCGGAAAGAAGCGCGCCACCAACTTTGCCGGTTTCTCCAATACCGAGGAAGAGCAGACGCTGAATCAACTGCTGGCAGAAATGGACG GGATGGGGACCTCCGACCATGTCATTGTGCTGGCCTCTACCAACCGAGCAGACATTCTGGACAACGCTCTTATGAGGCCGGGCAGGCTCGACCGTCACATCTTTATTGATCTGCCTACTCTGCAG GAGAGGAGGGAGATCTTTGAGCAGCACCTGAAGGGCCTGAAGCTCTCCCAGGCCAGCAGTTTCTACTCCCAACGCTTGGCCGAGCTCACTCCAGGGTTCAGTG GAGCAGACATTGCCAACATCTGTAACGAGGCAGCCCTCCATGCTGCAAGGGAGGGTCGCAAATCAGTCCATACCTTTAATTTTGAGTATGCCGTGGAGAGGGTCATTGCTG GAACGGCCAAAAAGAGCAAGACCCTGTCCCAGGAGGAGCGGAGGGTGGTGGCGTTTCACGAGTCGGGCCACGCGTTGGTGGGGTGGCTGTTGGAGCACACTGAAGCGGTCATGAAG GTTTCGATTGCGCCTCGCACCAATGCTGCCTTGGGCTTCGCCCAGATCCTGCCCAAGGAGCAGTACCTTTTCACCAAGGATCAACTCTTTGAGCGGATGTGCATGGCTTTGGGAGGGAGAGTCTCAGAAGCCATCACTTTCAACAAAGTCACAACAG GGGCACAGGATGACTTGAGGAAGGTCACCAAGATAGCCTATTCGATGGTGAAGCAATACGGGATGATTCCCAGTGTCGGCAACCTGTCCTTCCCAGATGGAGACAGTGCCCCAGAGATCGGGCGCCGTCCCTTCAGCCATGGACTCCAACAGATGATGGACCAT gAAGCAAAGATGCTGGTGGCCCAGGCCTACCGACGCACAGAGGCGCTGCTCCTGGAGCATCGAGACAAACTGAAGACG CTGGCTCATGCCCTCCTGGAGAAAGAAGTCATCAACTACGACGACATTGAGGCCCTGATTGGGCCACCTCCGCACGGGCCCAAGAAAATGATCATCCCTCTGAGCTGGATCGAAGCCGAGCGCGACAGGCAgaatgtggaggaggaggagccgcccCAACCACCCCGGGgtccagaggaagaagaggaagccaaCCTGAGGCCCATTTGA
- the SPG7 gene encoding mitochondrial inner membrane m-AAA protease component paraplegin isoform X2 — protein sequence MLSPTPQGLLAGSARKRPFAPLQLWRLLNGICYFSTSGSHHSSEKSKGKPPEDDEEEKRRREKEDQMYGERIRILLIIAFIMVLLNQLSYSKNNISWNEFVNEMLAKGEVHQVQVVPEGDFVEIYLHPGAVVFGRPRFSPVYRLQVANIDKFEEKLRAAEEELNIDPKDRIPVSYKRISLFGNALFKLGLTALGLSFLWYMSRLSGMAARGGGFSAFNQLKMARFTIVDGKSGKGISFKDVAGMHEAKMEVKEFVDYLKSPERYLQLGAKVPKGALLLGPPGCGKTLLAKAVATEAQVPFLAMAGSEFVEVIGGLGAARVRSLFKEAQARAPCIVYIDEIDAVGKKRATNFAGFSNTEEEQTLNQLLAEMDGMGTSDHVIVLASTNRADILDNALMRPGRLDRHIFIDLPTLQERREIFEQHLKGLKLSQASSFYSQRLAELTPGFSGADIANICNEAALHAAREGRKSVHTFNFEYAVERVIAGTAKKSKTLSQEERRVVAFHESGHALVGWLLEHTEAVMKVSIAPRTNAALGFAQILPKEQYLFTKDQLFERMCMALGGRVSEAITFNKVTTGAQDDLRKVTKIAYSMVKQYGMIPSVGNLSFPDGDSAPEIGRRPFSHGLQQMMDHEAKMLVAQAYRRTEALLLEHRDKLKTLAHALLEKEVINYDDIEALIGPPPHGPKKMIIPLSWIEAERDRQNVEEEEPPQPPRGPEEEEEANLRPI from the exons ATGCTTTCTCCCACACCTCAAGGACTCCTCGCTGGGTCTGCAAGGAAGAGGCCATTTGCTCCCCTGCAACTCTGGAGACTTCTGA ATGGCATTTGCTATTTTTCTACCTCTGGCTCTCATCACAGTAGCGAAAAATCTAAAGGGAAACCCCCAGAAGACGATGAAG AGGAAAAGAGACGCCGGGAGAAGGAAGACCAGATGTATGGGGAGCGCATAAGGATCCTCCTCATCATTGCTTTCATCATGGTCCTGCTGAACCAATTGAGTTACAGCAAGAACAACATCTCCTGGAATGAGTTTGTGAACGAGATGCTGGCGAAAGGGGAAGTCCACCAAGTTCAGGTGGTGCCAGAGGGCGATTTTGTGGAAATCTACTTGCATCCAGGGGCAGTTGTCTTTGGACGGCCT AGGTTTTCCCCAGTGTACAGATTACAGGTGGCCAATATTGACAAATTTGAAGAGAAGTTGCGGGCGGCTGAGGAAGAGCTGAACATTGACCCCAAGGACCGGATCCCTGTCTCCTATAAGCGCATTAGCTTATTTGGAAA CGCGCTCTTCAAGTTGGGACTGACGGCCTTGGGCCTTAGCTTCCTGTGGTACATGTCTCGCCTGTCTGGGATGGCAGCCAGGGGAGGAGGCTTCAGCGCCTTT AACCAGCTGAAAATGGCTCGATTCACTATCGTGGACGGCAAGTCTGGGAAAGGGATCAGTTTTAAGGATGTAGCCGGAATGCACGAGGCCAAAATGGAAGTCAAAGAATTTGTGGATTATCTGAAG AGTCCAGAGCGATACTTGCAGCTTGGCGCCAAAGTGCCCAAAGGTGCCCTCTTGCTTGGACCGCCAGGCTGTGGCAAGACTCTGTTGGCAAAAGCGGTCGCGACGGAGGCACAGGTGCCCTTCCTGGCCATGGCTGGCTCGGAGTTCGTGGAGGTGATCGGAG GTCTTGGGGCTGCTCGTGTGCGGAGCCTCTTCAAAGAAGCCCAGGCCCGGGCTCCTTGCATCGTTTATATTGACGAAATAGATGCCGTCGGAAAGAAGCGCGCCACCAACTTTGCCGGTTTCTCCAATACCGAGGAAGAGCAGACGCTGAATCAACTGCTGGCAGAAATGGACG GGATGGGGACCTCCGACCATGTCATTGTGCTGGCCTCTACCAACCGAGCAGACATTCTGGACAACGCTCTTATGAGGCCGGGCAGGCTCGACCGTCACATCTTTATTGATCTGCCTACTCTGCAG GAGAGGAGGGAGATCTTTGAGCAGCACCTGAAGGGCCTGAAGCTCTCCCAGGCCAGCAGTTTCTACTCCCAACGCTTGGCCGAGCTCACTCCAGGGTTCAGTG GAGCAGACATTGCCAACATCTGTAACGAGGCAGCCCTCCATGCTGCAAGGGAGGGTCGCAAATCAGTCCATACCTTTAATTTTGAGTATGCCGTGGAGAGGGTCATTGCTG GAACGGCCAAAAAGAGCAAGACCCTGTCCCAGGAGGAGCGGAGGGTGGTGGCGTTTCACGAGTCGGGCCACGCGTTGGTGGGGTGGCTGTTGGAGCACACTGAAGCGGTCATGAAG GTTTCGATTGCGCCTCGCACCAATGCTGCCTTGGGCTTCGCCCAGATCCTGCCCAAGGAGCAGTACCTTTTCACCAAGGATCAACTCTTTGAGCGGATGTGCATGGCTTTGGGAGGGAGAGTCTCAGAAGCCATCACTTTCAACAAAGTCACAACAG GGGCACAGGATGACTTGAGGAAGGTCACCAAGATAGCCTATTCGATGGTGAAGCAATACGGGATGATTCCCAGTGTCGGCAACCTGTCCTTCCCAGATGGAGACAGTGCCCCAGAGATCGGGCGCCGTCCCTTCAGCCATGGACTCCAACAGATGATGGACCAT gAAGCAAAGATGCTGGTGGCCCAGGCCTACCGACGCACAGAGGCGCTGCTCCTGGAGCATCGAGACAAACTGAAGACG CTGGCTCATGCCCTCCTGGAGAAAGAAGTCATCAACTACGACGACATTGAGGCCCTGATTGGGCCACCTCCGCACGGGCCCAAGAAAATGATCATCCCTCTGAGCTGGATCGAAGCCGAGCGCGACAGGCAgaatgtggaggaggaggagccgcccCAACCACCCCGGGgtccagaggaagaagaggaagccaaCCTGAGGCCCATTTGA
- the RPL13 gene encoding large ribosomal subunit protein eL13, which translates to MAPSRNGMILKPHFHKDWQRRVATWFNQPARKIRRRKARQAKARRIAPRPVSGPIRPIVRCPTVRYHTKVRAGRGFSLEELKMAGIHKKFARTIGIAVDPRRRNRSTEALQANVQRLKEYRSKLILFPRRPSAPKKGDSTAEELKMATQLSGPVMPIKNVYKKEKARVITEEEKNFKAFASLRMARANARLFGIRAKRAKEAAEQDVEKKK; encoded by the exons ATGGCGCCCAGTCGAAATGGCATGATCCTGAAGCCCCACTTCCACAAGGATTGGCAGAGGCGGGTGGCCACATGGTTCAACCAGCCTGCCAGGAAGATCCGCAG gaGGAAGGCCCGTCAGGCTAAAGCTCGCCGTATCGCTCCCCGTCCGGTATCTGGACCAATCAGACCCATAGTCAGATGCCCCACTGTAAGATACCACACAAAAGTCCGTGCTGGAAGAGGATTCAGCTTGGAGGAGCTGAAA ATGGCTGGGATCCACAAGAAGTTTGCCCGGACCATCGGTATTGCAGTGGATCCCAGGCGTCGTAACCGGTCCACGGAAGCTCTGCAGGCCAATGTGCAGCGGCTGAAGGAGTATCGCTCCAAGCTCATCCTATTCCCGCGGAGACCGTCAGCCCCCAAGAAAGGGGACAGCACT gcAGAAGAGCTCAAGATGGCCACTCAGCTCTCCGGTCCAGTTATGCCCATCAAGAAT GTCTACAAAAAAGAGAAGGCCCGGGTCATCACGGAGGAAGAGAAGAACTTCAAGGCCTTCGCCAGCCTGCGCATGGCCCGGGCGAACGCTCGGCTCTTCGGCATCCGGGCTAAACGAGCCAAGGAAGCTGCAGAGCAGGatgtggagaaaaagaaataa